A segment of the Hallerella succinigenes genome:
ACTTACGAAGATCCGCAACTTTTGCTGATCGACGATATTCAGGTAATCGCTGGCATTGGACATGGAGCGACAGAAAAGGCTCTGTTCCAGGTCCTGCAGAAACGTGTGGCCGCAAAGCGCCAGACCGTATTCTGCGCAGACCGCCGCCCGACCGAAATTCCGAACCTTTACGATGGATTTACGCATTTTGACGGCAACAGCATTGCCGTGGATGTTCCGGATTTTTTAACCCGTTTGAACATTCTTCGCAAAAAGGCGAATGCTTTGCAGATTCCGGTAGAAGAACGCGACCGTATTTTCCGCTGGGTGGCTCAGCATCAGCGTGGCAATGTGCGTGAAATCGAAGGGGTCGTGACCAAGCTTTTTGCTTACCACGATCTTCTCGGAGTCAATTTGACTCTCGATACCTTCAAGGAACTTTGTGAATCTTGCAATGTGATTGATCCGGCAAATGTGGCCGACAAGCCGATTCCGACGATCTCTTCGATCAAGGAAATGGTGGCGAATGCCTACCACGTTTCCGTGGAATCTTTGCGAGCCAATACCCGAGTAAAATCGGTTTCGGTTCCGCGTAAGGTGGCGATGTACTTCTGCCGTGAGCTGACCAAGGAATCCTTGTTAAGCATTGGTTTCCAGTTCGGACGTGATTATACGACGGTAATCGCCAGCATCAAGGCCGTCGAACGTGATATGCGTCACGATCCGGAGTTTGCTTCGAATATTGAAAATTTGAGAGCATCCTTCGCCATTTAATGTGGCAAAAAAAATTGCATCGCTATTTTGCCCCGTTT
Coding sequences within it:
- a CDS encoding DnaA ATPase domain-containing protein; the encoded protein is MADASQGLWDSVLSSLRSSLSANSYDMWFGKKNLTLDCIENGCAKLIAANELVASWINGQFRSALLEAFKQADPEINDYLISVSASSKASQVMIMSTDAASEAAVEKPVVRKPLISREEKTLLAENAKTLALFYSNYSFDTFVEGDSNRIALAMCRTIAENPMECSMNPFFLFGGPGVGKTHLLQSIGRYAIMYSTASRVVFRTAEQFLKDFMLTQDMSVSRAERADALAKLRSTYEDPQLLLIDDIQVIAGIGHGATEKALFQVLQKRVAAKRQTVFCADRRPTEIPNLYDGFTHFDGNSIAVDVPDFLTRLNILRKKANALQIPVEERDRIFRWVAQHQRGNVREIEGVVTKLFAYHDLLGVNLTLDTFKELCESCNVIDPANVADKPIPTISSIKEMVANAYHVSVESLRANTRVKSVSVPRKVAMYFCRELTKESLLSIGFQFGRDYTTVIASIKAVERDMRHDPEFASNIENLRASFAI